In one Novosphingopyxis iocasae genomic region, the following are encoded:
- a CDS encoding TonB-dependent receptor domain-containing protein: MKNSYLSALLLGSAPFALLSSPALAQSNQATTLPSNNQSTATSADDEADANDDQNTIVVTGSILRQTDVVTPSPVTTVTVENLDQRGISTVQEGLQMLASNNGPALTNSFTANGAFAGGASAVSLRGLSTNSTLVLFDGLRAAYYPLADDGSRNFVDLNTIPDDIVDRVEVLRDGASAAYGADAIAGVVNIITKREFNGLAGRAEAGISERGDAGVYRLGVTVGHGDLANDGFNAYLSGFYYRSESLRNADRPYPFNSDDLRALGGPNNTLNGIDASGNFPGLSTAANFLVRPYNATNTTAQGRYVNLGPCSTGTFTTLTDAQFNSSATTPRQVCNVDYTQQYGIITPQIERFGGSGRATFKFGDTGEAYGEVNFQQSTSSYTGFPGVFFGNAPTGINFPQFSTANNSAIRAPGSFALTLPVYVCASGVGSANGLNTGCNATNGRLNPNNPFAAQGQVARLIGRDLDTPTFNQTRSRVYRGAIGVRGNITPDIQYDIGATAMHTDLQRRREGYVYIANLLTAVAQGTFNFVNPSLNTQAQNDFVRPTSIANASSDLYQLQAVVTSRLAELPGGPLQLGVGGTIYYEAVDAPSGNPDNFGPTQRYFSLNAFGTTGNRTVKAAFAELQAPVLDILDIQLAGRYDSYSSGQNYFSPKAGFKFTPIRQLAIRGTYSKGFRIPSFGEANALPTTGYVTNNASLFNDAYLAQYGCTVATFATCPTYIRSGSYGQTTLASPNLDPEKSRSFTGGIVFEPIRNLSFSVDYYNIKKTGAITQPSNSPALLAYYNGQAIPAGYTVIPDAPDVNNPNATPRVAFVQSQLINANTIRTSGIDGSISFNREFGNVRFGSYLDATYILRLETEFPDGTVERYDGTLGNFNLTAGSGTPKFRGTWLNSIEVDNVQLNATVNYFDGYNLSAVDQGTGYKDGGLNPGYSPTGDNVPEYVTVDLGLRIKATDEFTFTANVLNLFDNLPPIDVVTYGAHLYNPVQGGTGILGRFFKAGVRVGF, encoded by the coding sequence GTGAAAAACAGCTATCTCTCGGCACTGCTGCTCGGCTCGGCCCCGTTCGCACTGCTTTCCAGCCCTGCGCTGGCTCAGTCTAACCAGGCAACCACGTTGCCCTCCAACAACCAGTCAACTGCGACCAGCGCGGACGATGAAGCGGACGCAAATGACGATCAGAACACGATCGTCGTCACCGGCTCGATCCTGCGTCAGACCGATGTTGTAACGCCCTCGCCCGTCACCACAGTCACGGTTGAGAACCTGGATCAGCGCGGCATCAGCACGGTGCAGGAAGGCCTGCAAATGCTGGCCTCCAACAACGGCCCGGCGCTCACCAACAGCTTCACCGCCAATGGCGCGTTTGCAGGCGGCGCTTCTGCTGTTTCGCTTCGCGGCCTATCGACAAACAGCACGCTCGTTCTTTTCGACGGACTGCGCGCCGCTTATTACCCGCTGGCCGATGACGGCTCGCGCAACTTCGTCGATCTCAACACCATTCCTGATGATATCGTTGATCGGGTGGAAGTGCTGCGCGACGGTGCTTCGGCGGCATATGGTGCCGACGCAATCGCTGGCGTGGTCAACATTATCACGAAGCGCGAATTCAACGGCCTGGCAGGCCGTGCAGAAGCCGGCATTTCTGAGCGCGGCGACGCCGGCGTCTACCGCCTCGGCGTGACGGTTGGTCATGGCGATCTCGCCAATGACGGCTTCAATGCCTATCTGTCCGGTTTCTACTATCGCAGCGAAAGCCTGCGCAATGCGGACCGTCCCTACCCCTTCAATTCGGACGACTTGCGCGCGCTGGGCGGCCCCAACAACACGCTGAACGGCATCGACGCGAGCGGCAATTTCCCTGGTCTTTCGACCGCGGCAAACTTCCTTGTGCGTCCTTACAACGCCACGAACACGACCGCGCAGGGACGCTATGTAAATCTCGGTCCGTGCTCGACCGGTACGTTCACCACCCTTACTGACGCGCAGTTCAATAGCTCGGCGACCACGCCGCGGCAGGTTTGTAACGTCGATTACACGCAGCAATATGGCATCATCACGCCGCAGATCGAGCGCTTCGGCGGTTCCGGACGCGCCACCTTCAAGTTCGGCGATACCGGCGAGGCTTATGGCGAAGTCAATTTCCAGCAGAGCACTTCGAGCTACACGGGTTTCCCCGGCGTCTTCTTCGGCAATGCTCCTACCGGCATCAACTTCCCGCAGTTCTCCACGGCGAACAACTCCGCGATCCGTGCACCCGGCTCTTTTGCCCTCACGCTTCCGGTTTATGTCTGCGCCAGCGGTGTCGGCAGCGCAAACGGTCTGAATACCGGCTGTAACGCAACCAATGGCCGTCTGAACCCGAACAACCCGTTCGCGGCGCAGGGCCAGGTTGCGCGTCTAATCGGCCGCGATCTGGACACCCCCACGTTCAACCAGACCCGCAGCCGCGTCTATCGCGGTGCCATCGGCGTGCGCGGCAACATCACGCCGGATATCCAGTACGATATCGGCGCGACCGCCATGCACACGGATCTGCAGCGTCGGCGCGAGGGTTATGTTTACATCGCCAACCTGCTAACCGCGGTTGCCCAAGGCACGTTCAACTTCGTGAACCCGTCGCTCAACACGCAGGCTCAGAACGATTTCGTGCGCCCCACGAGCATCGCCAATGCAAGTTCTGACCTGTATCAGCTGCAAGCCGTTGTCACGAGCCGTCTGGCCGAACTGCCCGGCGGTCCGCTTCAGCTGGGTGTTGGCGGAACGATCTATTACGAAGCGGTAGACGCGCCCAGCGGCAACCCGGACAATTTCGGACCGACGCAGCGTTACTTCTCGCTCAACGCGTTCGGCACCACCGGCAACCGTACGGTGAAGGCGGCGTTCGCTGAACTTCAGGCGCCGGTGCTCGATATCCTCGATATCCAGCTTGCCGGCCGGTACGACAGCTATTCCTCGGGTCAGAACTACTTCTCGCCCAAAGCCGGCTTCAAGTTCACGCCTATCCGCCAGCTGGCCATTCGCGGCACCTACTCCAAGGGTTTCCGCATCCCGTCCTTTGGTGAAGCAAATGCTTTGCCGACGACGGGTTACGTCACCAACAACGCATCGCTTTTCAACGATGCGTATCTGGCGCAATACGGCTGTACCGTCGCAACCTTCGCCACCTGCCCGACCTACATCCGGTCCGGTTCCTATGGCCAAACCACGTTGGCTAGCCCGAATCTCGATCCGGAAAAGTCGCGCTCGTTCACGGGCGGCATCGTGTTCGAACCGATCCGGAACCTGTCCTTCTCGGTTGATTACTACAACATCAAGAAGACCGGTGCGATCACGCAGCCAAGCAACTCGCCCGCACTGTTGGCTTATTATAACGGCCAGGCCATTCCCGCCGGCTACACCGTCATTCCCGACGCACCCGACGTGAACAATCCCAATGCCACGCCGCGAGTTGCCTTCGTGCAGTCGCAGCTCATCAACGCCAACACCATCCGCACCTCGGGTATCGACGGCTCGATCAGCTTCAACCGCGAGTTCGGCAATGTGCGCTTCGGCAGCTATCTGGACGCCACCTACATCCTGCGGCTCGAAACCGAGTTCCCGGACGGCACGGTGGAACGTTATGATGGCACGCTGGGTAACTTCAACCTGACCGCCGGATCGGGCACGCCCAAGTTCCGCGGCACCTGGCTGAACAGCATTGAAGTGGACAATGTTCAGCTGAACGCGACGGTGAACTATTTCGATGGTTACAACCTGTCGGCTGTAGACCAGGGCACTGGATATAAAGACGGCGGCCTGAACCCCGGTTATTCGCCCACCGGCGACAATGTTCCGGAATATGTAACGGTCGACCTCGGCCTGCGCATCAAGGCGACCGACGAGTTCACGTTCACCGCGAACGTGCTGAACCTGTTCGACAACCTGCCGCCGATCGACGTCGTCACCTACGGCGCCCACCTGTACAACCCGGTTCAGGGTGGCACGGGCATCCTCGGCCGCTTCTTCAAGGCTGGCGTGCGCGTCGGCTTCTAA
- a CDS encoding EAL domain-containing protein, giving the protein MTGKNNLKAACQGCRDGAALDFDISMAFQPIFDVQTGRPWAFEALVRGPQAQSAWSILEKVSAENRYSFDQRCRVVAIERAVKAGILDTDARLSINFLPNAVYSPKACIQLTLRTAEIWSFPTSRLMFEFTENEKMGDTAHVRSIIDSYKEMGFTIALDDFGSGYSGLNLLSEFQTDVIKLDMELVRNIDRSMPRQMIVESMVALCKRMGIAVIAEGIETEAEYRFVRDMGIDLIQGYLLAKPGFEMLPELQWMEPQPVPLRQAS; this is encoded by the coding sequence ATGACGGGGAAAAACAACTTGAAGGCCGCCTGCCAAGGCTGCCGCGACGGCGCTGCGCTGGACTTCGACATTTCGATGGCATTCCAGCCGATCTTCGATGTGCAAACGGGGCGGCCTTGGGCTTTCGAGGCGCTGGTGCGCGGGCCGCAGGCGCAATCGGCTTGGTCCATCCTGGAAAAGGTTTCTGCCGAAAATCGCTACAGCTTCGATCAGCGCTGCCGTGTGGTGGCAATCGAACGCGCCGTGAAAGCGGGCATCCTGGATACCGATGCGCGGCTGTCTATCAACTTCTTACCTAATGCCGTCTACTCGCCCAAGGCCTGCATTCAGCTGACGCTCCGCACCGCGGAGATTTGGAGCTTCCCGACGAGCCGCCTGATGTTCGAGTTCACCGAGAACGAGAAGATGGGCGATACAGCCCATGTCCGGTCGATCATCGACAGCTACAAGGAAATGGGCTTCACCATCGCGCTCGACGATTTCGGTTCAGGCTATTCCGGGCTGAACCTGCTCAGCGAATTTCAGACCGACGTGATCAAACTGGATATGGAGCTGGTCCGTAATATCGACCGTAGCATGCCTCGCCAGATGATCGTGGAAAGCATGGTCGCGCTGTGCAAGCGCATGGGGATCGCAGTGATCGCCGAAGGGATCGAGACCGAGGCCGAATATCGCTTCGTGCGCGATATGGGGATCGATCTGATTCAAGGCTATCTGCTGGCCAAGCCGGGCTTCGAAATGCTACCCGAACTCCAGTGGATGGAACCGCAGCCGGTGCCGCTGCGCCAGGCGAGCTGA
- a CDS encoding methyl-accepting chemotaxis protein, translated as MFRFKTTPQSQCDDALLELVKTTQAVIHFSPDGTILDANEAFCETVGYELAEIKGRHHSLFCSSELVGSPKYQEFWADLGAGKSFSSRFPRVTKSGKEIWLQATYGPVINAQGEVERVVKIATDITPHYKAMSTILAAMQALEDGQLDQKVASTGIEEVDSFGEVFNASVAKLETMIMAVRATANGVKKGSDEIRAASEDLALRNKEQAASLQETATSVRSTVELTRQSADNASAAKSAIAQTHARVTEGAAVVGKAVAAMGAIKQSAKEITEIIDVMDGIAFQTNLLALNAGVEAARSGEAGRGFAVVASEVRALAERSADAAGNIKALINKSAAHVGEGVSLVGETGTLLAEIVTQIGSVTAQVNDIAETTAEQANHLEKVDVAVSAIDGMTQQNAAMVEQATAATRKLSSEAQRLTERVAQFQVSGGDHPALAGATAAQLRERMPAFKKALPLRAKTPLPQSLTVTGNLAHKPALVSAQDTDAWAEF; from the coding sequence ATGTTTCGTTTCAAGACTACGCCTCAGTCCCAGTGCGATGATGCTCTTTTAGAGCTCGTTAAGACCACGCAAGCAGTAATTCACTTCTCACCAGATGGAACGATACTCGACGCGAACGAGGCATTTTGCGAAACCGTCGGATACGAACTCGCCGAAATTAAGGGGCGCCATCATAGCTTATTTTGCTCGTCCGAATTAGTCGGCAGTCCAAAATACCAGGAGTTCTGGGCCGATCTCGGGGCCGGAAAGAGCTTTTCATCGCGCTTTCCGCGCGTCACCAAATCCGGCAAAGAAATTTGGCTTCAAGCGACATATGGCCCTGTCATCAATGCTCAGGGCGAAGTCGAACGGGTCGTCAAGATCGCTACGGACATAACTCCTCACTACAAGGCCATGAGCACTATTCTTGCGGCTATGCAGGCACTCGAGGATGGCCAGCTGGACCAGAAAGTCGCATCAACAGGGATTGAAGAAGTCGACTCTTTCGGCGAGGTTTTCAACGCTTCGGTCGCCAAGTTAGAAACGATGATCATGGCGGTGCGTGCAACCGCGAATGGGGTCAAGAAAGGCTCCGATGAAATCCGCGCCGCGTCCGAAGACCTCGCCTTACGCAACAAAGAACAGGCCGCCAGCCTTCAGGAAACCGCCACCTCAGTTAGATCTACGGTAGAGCTTACCCGCCAGTCGGCCGACAACGCGTCGGCCGCCAAAAGCGCAATCGCCCAGACCCATGCCCGTGTCACCGAAGGAGCAGCGGTGGTCGGCAAGGCGGTTGCGGCGATGGGGGCAATCAAACAATCAGCCAAGGAAATTACCGAGATCATCGATGTGATGGACGGAATTGCGTTTCAGACGAACCTGCTTGCTTTGAACGCGGGCGTCGAGGCCGCGCGCTCCGGCGAGGCGGGCAGAGGCTTTGCCGTGGTAGCCAGCGAAGTGCGCGCGCTCGCAGAGCGATCGGCCGACGCTGCGGGCAACATCAAGGCCCTTATTAACAAGTCCGCCGCTCATGTGGGCGAGGGCGTCAGCCTAGTGGGCGAGACCGGCACGCTGCTCGCCGAAATCGTAACGCAAATTGGTTCAGTCACCGCCCAGGTGAATGATATCGCCGAGACCACAGCGGAACAGGCCAATCATCTGGAGAAGGTGGACGTGGCAGTCAGTGCCATCGACGGCATGACGCAGCAGAATGCCGCCATGGTGGAGCAGGCGACGGCGGCCACTCGTAAATTGTCGTCCGAGGCACAGCGCCTCACCGAGCGGGTAGCCCAGTTCCAAGTCAGCGGGGGAGACCATCCTGCTCTAGCCGGTGCGACCGCGGCCCAGTTGCGTGAACGCATGCCTGCCTTCAAAAAGGCGTTACCTCTAAGAGCTAAGACGCCGCTGCCTCAATCTTTGACCGTCACAGGCAATCTCGCTCACAAACCAGCACTGGTCTCCGCGCAAGACACGGACGCTTGGGCCGAATTTTAG
- a CDS encoding RDD family protein codes for MRDGAMARKRRRSSSVRRRRDLVTPEGVPLGVVIAPASARLIALILDFVIIGLVLAALFALLALAVGTFGAGAMEPLVIAVALGGFAFRMVYFIAMEARPKAATWGKRIMGMRVVSRDGGPLSIDQVIARNLMREVEVFLPFMIIASMAATGDANGWAVLAALLWALGFSFFLKFNRDRMRIGDLLAGTWVVERPRKKREADLAEERAVQYEFTEAALDSYGIHELHKLEDVLRIGDERAERTVADAIARRIGYDGPMPDDRQFLTDYYRGLRAHLEREVLLGTRRQDKHDV; via the coding sequence ATGAGGGACGGGGCGATGGCGCGTAAGCGGCGGCGCTCTTCCTCGGTCCGTAGACGGCGCGATCTGGTGACGCCGGAGGGCGTGCCGCTCGGTGTCGTTATTGCGCCCGCCAGCGCGCGCCTGATCGCGCTGATCCTCGATTTCGTAATTATCGGACTGGTGCTCGCGGCGCTTTTCGCGCTTCTGGCCCTGGCGGTTGGCACCTTCGGGGCCGGCGCAATGGAACCGCTGGTGATCGCCGTGGCGCTGGGGGGATTTGCCTTCCGCATGGTCTATTTCATTGCGATGGAGGCGCGGCCGAAGGCTGCGACATGGGGCAAGCGCATCATGGGCATGCGCGTCGTCTCACGCGATGGTGGGCCGCTGTCGATCGATCAGGTGATCGCGCGGAACCTGATGCGTGAGGTGGAGGTATTCCTGCCCTTCATGATCATCGCCAGCATGGCCGCCACAGGCGATGCAAATGGCTGGGCGGTGCTTGCCGCATTGCTCTGGGCGCTCGGCTTCTCCTTCTTCCTGAAATTCAACCGGGACAGGATGCGGATCGGCGATCTGCTGGCGGGCACCTGGGTGGTCGAACGGCCGAGGAAGAAGCGTGAGGCGGATTTGGCCGAAGAACGCGCGGTTCAATACGAATTCACCGAGGCCGCGCTTGATTCCTACGGCATCCACGAACTGCACAAGCTGGAAGACGTGCTGCGCATCGGCGATGAGCGCGCGGAACGGACCGTGGCGGACGCCATCGCGCGGCGCATCGGCTATGACGGACCCATGCCGGACGATCGGCAGTTCCTAACCGACTATTATCGCGGGCTTCGTGCGCATCTGGAGCGCGAGGTGCTGCTCGGCACGCGGCGGCAGGACAAGCATGACGTGTAA
- the mmsB gene encoding 3-hydroxyisobutyrate dehydrogenase, with translation MTAIAFIGLGNMGGGMAANLAKAGHEVKAFDLSEDALAKAKAAGCAIAGSAGEAVEGVAAVVTMLPAGKHVQAVYQESVFAHAKEGTLLIDCSTIDVETARAVAEAAEDKGLVAVDAPVSGGIAAAEGGTLTFMVGGSDEGFERAEAILKDMGKAVIHAGTNGTGQAAKMCNNMILGATMAATCEAFALAEKLKLDPAKFYDIASVSSGQSWSMTSYCPVPGVGPKSPADNDYDGGFAAGLMLKDLRLAMEAAETANAKVPMGSKAKELYEAFVDDGHERKDFSGIIRTL, from the coding sequence ATGACCGCCATCGCATTCATCGGCCTCGGCAATATGGGCGGCGGGATGGCCGCGAACCTCGCCAAGGCGGGGCACGAGGTGAAAGCCTTTGACCTGTCCGAAGACGCGCTGGCCAAGGCTAAGGCGGCGGGTTGCGCGATCGCGGGCAGCGCGGGCGAGGCGGTGGAAGGCGTGGCCGCAGTGGTCACCATGCTGCCTGCCGGAAAACATGTGCAGGCGGTCTATCAGGAAAGCGTATTCGCCCATGCCAAGGAAGGCACGCTGCTGATCGATTGCTCCACCATCGATGTGGAAACCGCGCGTGCGGTGGCGGAAGCGGCGGAGGACAAAGGGCTGGTCGCCGTCGACGCGCCCGTATCCGGCGGCATCGCGGCGGCCGAGGGCGGCACGCTCACCTTCATGGTCGGGGGATCGGACGAGGGATTCGAACGCGCCGAGGCGATCCTGAAGGACATGGGCAAGGCGGTGATCCACGCCGGCACCAACGGTACCGGCCAGGCCGCCAAGATGTGCAACAACATGATTTTGGGCGCGACGATGGCCGCCACCTGCGAAGCCTTTGCGCTGGCTGAAAAGCTGAAGCTCGATCCGGCGAAATTCTACGACATCGCCTCGGTCAGCTCAGGGCAGAGCTGGTCGATGACCAGCTACTGCCCTGTCCCCGGCGTCGGCCCCAAAAGCCCGGCGGATAATGATTATGACGGCGGGTTTGCCGCAGGGCTCATGCTGAAGGATCTGCGTCTCGCCATGGAAGCGGCCGAGACGGCGAACGCCAAGGTGCCGATGGGCAGCAAGGCGAAAGAGCTTTACGAAGCGTTCGTGGACGATGGCCACGAACGGAAGGACTTTTCGGGCATCATCCGCACGCTGTAA
- a CDS encoding NAD(+) synthase, producing MTADRFYSLHTHGFVRVATATPAVRPADVAFNRDAILSEAKRADAAACDLVVYPELCLSSYAIDDLHLQGALLDAVEDAVADLADASASLCPVLLIGAPLRFRGRVYNCAIAIARGRILGVVPKSFLPNYREYYEKRWFSAGRDVANEAMLLAGQTVPFGSDLIFEAEDLAGFSFHIEICEDYWAPIPPSSHAALAGATILTNLSASNITIGKADERHLLARAQSARAVAAYAYSASGPGESTTDLAWDGQGMIYELGDLLTQSTRFDLEPELCITDVDTQRILNERARMQTYGDAADHDVEAVRRFRRVRFAHEPHFADRGLIRPIRRFPFVPNRPEHLDQDCYEAFSIQVEGLRRRFEATRAKHLIIGVSGGLDSTHALIVAAKMCDKLKLPRDTILAFTMPGFATGEESKGNAWKLMDALGVKAEEIDIRPAATRMLEDMGHPFSEGEPVYDVTFENVQAGLRTDYLFRLAGQRQGFVIGTGDLSEMALGWCTYGVGDQMSHYAVNTGVPKTLIQYLIRWTTRTDQFDEATEEVLEAILNAEISPELVPAGEDGKVQSTEDQIGPYALHDFFVHHIARYGQKPSKVAFLAWHAWHDAEHGYWPMGFPTDKRMAYDLSTIRRWLEVFCKRFYGFSQYKRSALPNGPKVSAGGALSPRGDWRAPSDASANLWLAELRDNVPEA from the coding sequence ATGACCGCGGACCGTTTCTATTCGCTCCACACGCACGGCTTCGTGCGCGTGGCCACCGCCACCCCCGCGGTTCGCCCCGCCGATGTGGCGTTCAACCGCGATGCGATCCTGTCCGAAGCGAAACGCGCTGATGCCGCCGCCTGCGATCTGGTGGTCTATCCGGAGCTTTGCCTGTCCAGCTACGCGATCGACGATCTGCATCTGCAAGGCGCGCTGCTCGATGCGGTGGAGGACGCGGTGGCCGATCTGGCCGATGCCAGCGCAAGCCTCTGCCCGGTTCTTCTCATCGGCGCGCCGCTGCGCTTTCGTGGCCGCGTCTATAATTGCGCGATCGCGATTGCGCGGGGCCGCATTCTCGGCGTGGTGCCCAAGAGCTTCCTACCCAATTACCGCGAATATTACGAAAAGCGCTGGTTCTCCGCGGGACGCGATGTCGCGAACGAGGCGATGCTGCTGGCGGGCCAGACCGTGCCCTTCGGCAGCGATCTGATCTTCGAGGCAGAGGATCTGGCCGGCTTCTCCTTCCACATCGAGATTTGCGAGGATTATTGGGCGCCCATCCCGCCGAGCAGCCATGCCGCGCTGGCGGGTGCCACCATCCTCACCAATCTTTCGGCCAGCAACATCACCATCGGCAAGGCGGACGAACGCCATCTGCTCGCCCGCGCACAGAGCGCCCGCGCCGTCGCCGCCTACGCCTACAGCGCATCCGGGCCGGGCGAGAGCACCACCGATCTCGCCTGGGACGGACAGGGCATGATCTATGAACTGGGCGATCTGCTCACTCAGTCCACCCGCTTCGATCTGGAGCCGGAACTATGCATCACCGATGTCGATACGCAGCGCATCCTGAACGAGCGTGCGCGCATGCAGACCTATGGCGATGCCGCCGATCACGATGTCGAGGCCGTCCGCCGCTTCCGCCGCGTACGTTTTGCCCATGAGCCGCATTTCGCCGATCGCGGCCTCATCCGTCCCATCCGCCGCTTCCCCTTCGTGCCCAACCGGCCCGAACATTTGGATCAGGACTGCTACGAAGCGTTCAGCATTCAGGTGGAGGGCCTGCGCCGCCGGTTCGAAGCGACGCGCGCGAAGCACCTCATCATCGGCGTGTCCGGCGGGCTCGACAGCACCCATGCGCTGATTGTTGCGGCCAAGATGTGCGACAAACTGAAGCTGCCGCGCGACACCATCCTCGCCTTTACCATGCCCGGCTTCGCCACCGGGGAGGAGAGCAAGGGCAATGCCTGGAAGCTGATGGACGCGCTGGGTGTGAAGGCGGAGGAAATCGACATTCGCCCTGCCGCCACTCGGATGCTCGAAGATATGGGCCACCCCTTCAGCGAGGGCGAGCCGGTTTACGACGTCACCTTCGAAAACGTGCAGGCGGGCCTTCGCACCGATTATCTCTTCCGCCTGGCCGGGCAGCGGCAGGGCTTCGTGATCGGCACCGGGGACCTTAGCGAGATGGCGCTGGGCTGGTGCACTTATGGCGTGGGCGACCAGATGAGCCATTATGCCGTGAACACCGGCGTGCCCAAGACGCTGATCCAGTATCTTATCCGCTGGACCACGCGCACGGACCAGTTCGACGAGGCGACCGAAGAGGTGCTCGAAGCGATTCTGAATGCCGAAATCAGCCCCGAGCTGGTGCCCGCGGGCGAGGACGGCAAAGTCCAGAGCACGGAGGACCAGATCGGCCCCTACGCCCTGCACGATTTCTTCGTCCATCACATCGCGCGCTACGGGCAGAAGCCGAGCAAGGTCGCCTTCCTGGCTTGGCACGCCTGGCACGACGCCGAGCATGGATATTGGCCGATGGGCTTTCCGACAGACAAACGCATGGCCTATGATCTGTCCACGATCCGCCGCTGGCTGGAGGTGTTCTGCAAGCGCTTCTACGGCTTCAGCCAATATAAGCGCTCCGCCCTTCCCAACGGCCCAAAGGTCAGCGCCGGCGGCGCGCTAAGCCCCCGCGGAGACTGGCGCGCCCCCAGCGACGCCAGCGCCAATTTGTGGCTGGCCGAGTTGCGGGACAATGTGCCGGAAGCGTAA
- a CDS encoding methyl-accepting chemotaxis protein: MSQTSIWDRALAHISNGVVVLDEEEVVLLISPQTLAMFHCEPGTIVPGDGLHKLLTCIGKNVGWSPERIENIFQNHKIWKASGEEKEIFHHYDDGTVLRICFFPKEGEGAVLTYDDVTMEHRLAALAEQRAAEADLFHREVQSTISSVAGATEETGRRHADGLKAAREASARMTEFSAATEQSALAMAEAAETNGQIGLVFEKLLDDLDGVTAQVGVAVDSAESGKHISQQLVTHVGSASDVLGRIRSLAAQSRLLSLNARIEAARAGDAGRGFAVVAEEVKSLAEQIAGAAVQTENDLAGIRKLAAQSSSANSQIESSIVGINDLSQAVRAKTGEQQRKVTAVACTIDETAMAAASMRDSITAVSEDINTLLTTLDETEQRFRNMDEGMAVLVDGADRFRSAHLHENQRTA, encoded by the coding sequence TTGAGCCAAACGAGCATCTGGGACCGGGCCCTTGCCCATATCAGTAACGGCGTGGTCGTGCTCGATGAGGAAGAGGTGGTGCTCCTGATCAGCCCACAGACGCTGGCCATGTTCCACTGCGAACCGGGAACCATCGTGCCCGGTGACGGTCTGCACAAGCTTCTGACCTGTATCGGCAAGAATGTGGGATGGTCGCCCGAGCGGATAGAGAATATTTTCCAGAACCATAAGATCTGGAAAGCGTCGGGCGAAGAAAAGGAAATCTTCCATCATTATGATGATGGGACTGTCCTGAGAATCTGCTTCTTTCCGAAAGAGGGCGAAGGGGCCGTCCTGACCTATGACGATGTCACGATGGAGCATCGCCTGGCTGCGCTGGCGGAGCAGCGTGCGGCCGAGGCGGATCTCTTCCACCGCGAAGTCCAGTCCACCATCTCCTCTGTCGCCGGTGCGACGGAAGAGACGGGCCGCCGACATGCCGATGGTCTGAAGGCGGCGCGCGAGGCGTCCGCGCGTATGACCGAGTTTTCCGCCGCCACGGAACAGTCCGCGCTTGCAATGGCGGAAGCGGCAGAGACCAACGGTCAGATCGGACTCGTCTTCGAAAAGTTGCTGGACGATCTGGACGGCGTGACGGCGCAGGTGGGCGTGGCGGTCGACAGTGCCGAGAGCGGTAAGCATATTTCCCAGCAACTGGTCACCCATGTCGGCAGCGCGAGCGATGTGCTTGGCCGGATCCGGTCGCTTGCTGCGCAAAGCCGCCTCCTGTCGCTCAACGCCCGGATCGAGGCAGCGCGGGCCGGAGATGCCGGCAGGGGCTTTGCCGTGGTCGCCGAAGAGGTGAAATCCCTGGCCGAGCAGATTGCCGGCGCGGCAGTGCAGACGGAAAACGATCTTGCGGGCATCCGCAAGCTCGCCGCTCAGTCCTCCAGCGCGAACAGCCAGATCGAATCCTCGATCGTCGGCATCAACGATCTCTCGCAAGCGGTGCGAGCCAAGACCGGGGAGCAGCAGCGGAAGGTCACCGCCGTAGCCTGCACGATCGACGAAACCGCGATGGCGGCGGCATCCATGCGCGATAGCATCACTGCGGTAAGCGAGGATATCAACACCCTCCTCACCACCTTGGACGAGACCGAGCAGCGTTTCCGCAACATGGATGAGGGCATGGCGGTCCTGGTGGACGGCGCTGATCGTTTCCGGTCCGCCCATCTGCATGAAAATCAGCGGACCGCCTGA